The following proteins are co-located in the Takifugu flavidus isolate HTHZ2018 chromosome 16, ASM371156v2, whole genome shotgun sequence genome:
- the b9d2 gene encoding B9 domain-containing protein 2 — translation MGVYSIYRYNMAELHIIGQIVGASGFPESCLFCKWGVHTGAAWRLLSGLREGQTQVDLPQIGEMAYWSHPIDLHYATKGLQGWPSLHLQVWHQDSFGRSELCGYGYCHVPSSPGHHRISCATWRPLGTWQEQLVQKFIGGGHQLRKPDLIYSGADRYRLNTEAMGTVELELDIILRHFDKYGVNS, via the coding sequence ATGGGGGTGTACAGTATCTACAGATATAATATGGCAGAGCTGCATATTATTGGCCAGATTGTGGGAGCGAGCGGATTCCCAGAGAGCTGCCTTTTCTGCAAATGGGGCGTTCATACGGGAGCAGCGTGGCGTCTTCTGTCGGGGCTTAGAGAGGGTCAGACCCAGGTGGACCTCCCCCAGATTGGCGAAATGGCGTACTGGAGTCACCCGATTGATCTGCACTACGCAACCAAGGGCCTCCAAGGCTGGCCCAGTCTCCATCTCCAAGTGTGGCACCAAGACTCGTTTGGACGAAGTGAATTGTGCGGTTACGGCTACTGCCACGTCCCCTCCAGCCCTGGACATCACCGGATCAGCTGCGCGACCTGGAGGCCACTTGGTACTTGGCAAGAGCAGCTGGTGCAGAAGTTTATCGGCGGGGGTCACCAGCTCCGCAAGCCGGACCTCATTTACAGCGGCGCGGACAGATACAGACTGAACACCGAAGCCATGGGGACCGTGGAGCTGGAGCTTGACATCATTCTGAGGCACTTTGACAAATATGGTGTCAATAGTTAA